The DNA window CGAGGCCCGTGCGCTCGCCGTGCGGCTAAACGAAGCCGCGGACGCGCTCGAGCGCGGCGAGGCGGCGACGATACCTACGCTTTAGAAACCGCCGCCGAGGTGACCGTCTGCGCTTTGAGTGCACGGTCGGCGTCGCTGGCAAGCTCTTCCAAATGCGCGCGCGTGAGCACATCGTACCCGCCGCGCGCGAGAGCCTTCTGGAGTTGCGCGTGAAGGGCGCCGAGTTCGAAGCGCGCCATCGATCGCGCGTCCGGCGGCGTTCCCGGCAGCGGAGCGTTCGTCAGGCGTGAGAGCAGCGCGAGATAGGTGCCTTGTAAGTCGCGCCGCACGAGCGGGATCGCATGTCCTTTGCCGACATCGCCGTAGATCGCCGATTGCATCCAGTCGAAGAGGTCCGCGAGGTTCATCGTGGTTCCCGGTTTGTATTTATATTGCATGTCGTCGAGACGCTGGAGCGTTACCGGTGCGAAGAGCCGGCCGAGCGTCGCCATCTGATAGGCACCGGCAAATTGCTCGACCGCGACGTCGTGACGCGGCGGAAGGCTGCCGTCCCAGTCGTCGTCGCGGTATTGCGAAACCATGTGCTGCAGAAGCGCGGGCGAGTAGTTCCATGCCTCCGGCCCATAAACGTATTGTTCGAGGAGCTTGTACGCGCGACGCTGCGTCGCGATGGGGATCGCCTGCAGCGGCGGAGCCGCGTGCGGGTCGCCTCGGCGC is part of the Candidatus Baltobacteraceae bacterium genome and encodes:
- a CDS encoding zinc-dependent metalloprotease, translating into RRGDPHAAPPLQAIPIATQRRAYKLLEQYVYGPEAWNYSPALLQHMVSQYRDDDWDGSLPPRHDVAVEQFAGAYQMATLGRLFAPVTLQRLDDMQYKYKPGTTMNLADLFDWMQSAIYGDVGKGHAIPLVRRDLQGTYLALLSRLTNAPLPGTPPDARSMARFELGALHAQLQKALARGGYDVLTRAHLEELASDADRALKAQTVTSAAVSKA